In one Micromonospora polyrhachis genomic region, the following are encoded:
- a CDS encoding CHAT domain-containing protein: MVDSADPGRSLAQAALAAVQRFPREAIALGQRVPASADPDERSTAHRAIGLALRELNDLPGALRQLRRAVRVAARTGSPRVTALARMSLGYVLATAGRNTAALRTVTAALTQLTGADAGRARMQRGVVLHYRGRYDEAVRDYGAAVEIAQREGDLLLEARARNNRGLLNAHRGTVRGADDDLDRSAEIFSRLGLELAAADARWNLGIAAAQRGDVGGALRIFDAGDDEYRRLAVPRPALLLDRVELLLSVPLVDEAVEVATTAVTELRRRAMTSDLAEALLARARAGLLADDLDTATTTARQAAGRFRRQGRHTWAAFARHVELRAEYRRGTRTAVLLRAMVRNVALLEATGWPGPPLVARIEAARVALGLGRRHQARDLLSRASGARRQGTASRRAQGWYALALLRRLDGDERGAAAALRRGLAVLDGYRASLGATELRANSGSHGQELAGEGLDIAIGSRVPGQVLAWAERWRANALRVRPAVPPRDPDLADVLAELRMVSTALEDALLAGRPVRSLRRRQAELEQRIRELTRQVDAGGGPADRPPGIRALSTRLDNAALVELVTNDQRLGAVVVRAGRATLHDLGPLAEVLRQSRLHRFGLRRLVTQGDSVAVRESVLASARVLDEQLFGSIRRRLADWPLVIVPIGQLHAVPWAGLPTCVGRSVTVAPSAAAWLRATGREIPQRAPVLVAGARLPAGQTEVRALAGILPTSRVLAGSAATAEAVTAALDGTRLAHVAAHGTFRADNPLFSTLELADGPLTAYELERLPRSPGCVVLSACDSGLSGVRPGDELLGFTSVLLAAGTRTLIASVLPVPADLTTALMLDLHHRMRSGEPPASALAGAQQVFARRDDGRAEATAAAFVCLGAG; encoded by the coding sequence ATGGTCGACAGCGCTGACCCCGGCCGCAGTCTGGCCCAGGCGGCGCTGGCCGCCGTGCAACGCTTTCCCCGTGAGGCCATCGCCCTCGGTCAGCGGGTACCCGCCTCGGCCGATCCGGACGAACGGTCCACCGCCCACCGGGCCATCGGCCTGGCCCTACGGGAACTCAACGACCTACCGGGCGCGTTGCGGCAGCTACGCCGGGCGGTACGAGTGGCCGCCCGTACCGGCTCGCCCCGGGTGACCGCACTGGCCCGGATGAGCCTCGGATACGTCCTGGCCACCGCCGGCCGGAACACCGCCGCGCTGCGGACGGTCACCGCGGCCCTGACCCAGTTGACCGGGGCCGACGCCGGACGGGCTCGGATGCAGCGGGGGGTGGTGCTGCACTACCGGGGGCGGTACGACGAGGCGGTGCGGGACTACGGGGCGGCGGTGGAGATCGCCCAACGCGAGGGTGACCTGCTGCTGGAGGCACGGGCCCGGAACAACCGGGGCCTGTTGAACGCACACCGAGGCACCGTGCGTGGCGCGGACGACGACCTGGACCGGTCGGCGGAGATCTTCAGTCGGCTCGGCCTCGAACTCGCGGCTGCGGACGCGCGCTGGAACCTGGGTATCGCCGCTGCCCAGCGGGGTGACGTCGGGGGTGCCCTGCGCATCTTTGACGCCGGCGACGACGAGTACCGCAGGTTGGCGGTGCCCCGCCCGGCGTTGCTGCTCGATCGGGTCGAGCTGCTGTTGTCGGTGCCGCTGGTCGACGAGGCGGTCGAGGTCGCCACCACCGCGGTCACCGAGCTGCGTCGCCGGGCGATGACCTCGGACCTCGCCGAGGCGTTGCTGGCCCGGGCCCGGGCGGGGCTGCTCGCCGACGACCTCGACACCGCCACCACCACGGCCCGGCAGGCTGCCGGCCGGTTTCGGAGGCAGGGCCGGCACACCTGGGCGGCGTTCGCCCGACACGTCGAGCTCCGTGCCGAGTACCGCCGGGGGACCCGGACCGCGGTCCTGCTCCGGGCGATGGTGCGTAACGTGGCCCTGCTCGAAGCCACTGGCTGGCCCGGGCCGCCGCTGGTCGCCCGGATCGAGGCGGCCCGGGTCGCCCTCGGGCTGGGTCGGCGCCACCAGGCCCGGGACCTGCTCAGCCGCGCCAGCGGGGCTCGTCGCCAGGGCACCGCCAGTCGCCGGGCGCAGGGCTGGTACGCACTGGCCCTCCTGCGCCGACTGGACGGCGACGAGCGGGGGGCCGCTGCGGCGCTGCGACGGGGACTAGCGGTGCTGGACGGCTACCGGGCGTCGCTCGGGGCGACCGAACTCCGGGCGAACAGTGGCTCGCACGGGCAGGAACTCGCCGGTGAGGGACTCGACATCGCGATTGGCTCCCGGGTACCCGGGCAGGTCCTGGCCTGGGCCGAACGCTGGCGGGCGAACGCGCTACGGGTGCGGCCGGCGGTGCCGCCCCGGGACCCTGACCTCGCCGACGTGCTGGCCGAACTGCGGATGGTCAGCACCGCGTTGGAGGACGCACTGCTGGCGGGCCGCCCGGTGCGGAGCCTGCGGCGGCGCCAGGCCGAATTGGAGCAGCGGATCCGGGAGCTGACCCGGCAGGTCGACGCCGGGGGTGGGCCCGCGGACCGGCCACCGGGAATCCGAGCGCTCTCCACCAGACTGGACAACGCGGCGTTGGTGGAATTGGTGACCAACGACCAACGGCTGGGTGCGGTGGTGGTCCGCGCCGGGCGGGCCACCCTGCACGACCTCGGCCCACTCGCCGAAGTGCTGCGCCAGAGCCGGTTACACCGGTTCGGGCTGCGTCGGCTGGTGACCCAGGGCGACTCGGTCGCGGTGCGGGAAAGCGTACTGGCCTCGGCGCGCGTCCTGGATGAACAGTTGTTCGGCTCGATCCGCCGACGGCTGGCCGATTGGCCGCTGGTGATCGTCCCGATCGGGCAGTTGCACGCCGTACCGTGGGCCGGGCTGCCGACCTGTGTCGGCCGGTCGGTCACGGTGGCGCCCTCGGCGGCGGCCTGGCTCCGGGCCACCGGCCGGGAGATCCCGCAGCGGGCACCGGTCCTGGTCGCCGGAGCGCGGCTGCCGGCCGGCCAGACCGAGGTACGCGCGCTCGCCGGAATCCTGCCCACATCCCGGGTGTTGGCCGGTTCCGCCGCGACGGCCGAGGCGGTGACCGCCGCGCTGGACGGTACCCGGCTGGCCCACGTCGCCGCGCACGGCACGTTTCGGGCGGACAATCCGCTCTTCTCCACGCTGGAGCTGGCCGACGGGCCGTTGACCGCCTACGAACTGGAGCGGTTGCCGCGGTCGCCCGGGTGCGTCGTCCTTTCCGCCTGTGACTCCGGTCTGTCCGGGGTACGGCCCGGTGACGAGTTGTTGGGCTTCACCTCGGTGTTGCTGGCGGCCGGTACCCGTACGCTGATCGCCAGTGTGCTGCCGGTACCGGCAGACCTCACCACAGCCCTGATGCTCGACCTGCACCACCGGATGCGGTCTGGTGAGCCACCCGCGTCGGCGCTGGCCGGGGCACAGCAGGTGTTCGCCCGACGCGACGACGGGCGGGCCGAGGCCACCGCAGCCGCCTTCGTCTGCCTCGGGGCCGGTTGA
- a CDS encoding S8/S53 family peptidase gives MSAAWFNESRPTGGMSRRQLMFLSTAVATAPLVAPLSAGTAHGAEGEEQAYQQAFETMLATDPNVRRHREPGREFCYRPRQLLVAQADTPRVVARLREYGHPTQTGGRFAGVTKLVFGTEADIPTLVRRLRDPKQWPGGAVPAVQPHHVAVGFGNIMGNPGAPPRAAGALPVPDPARLGEGAGVTVGVCDTGIWRDAGAYHPVWLAGSYLPEFDDEDPVYLHDDVLAVQGGHGTFVAGVVRQAAPGVRFDPEQALNRSGVGDEEMLVGALARLGQAVSIVNLSLGCFTQDDVPPVPIVNAVAALPDRTAVVAAAGNAGVGRPTWPAALDRVVAVAAVRRSGTTIEPEPASNFGPWVSACAIGDRVSTYVPGVFPLPGLPDRLFDGFASWSGTSFAAAHVSGRLAAMMTAGNLDAEQARLALLATPPWHPDYGVFVS, from the coding sequence GTGTCCGCAGCCTGGTTCAACGAGTCCCGACCGACGGGCGGCATGTCACGCCGGCAGCTCATGTTCCTCTCCACGGCGGTGGCCACCGCACCGCTGGTAGCCCCGCTATCCGCCGGTACGGCGCACGGCGCGGAGGGCGAGGAACAGGCGTACCAGCAGGCGTTCGAAACCATGCTGGCCACCGACCCGAACGTCCGCCGCCACCGGGAGCCGGGACGCGAGTTCTGCTACCGACCCCGACAACTACTCGTGGCCCAGGCCGACACACCGCGCGTTGTCGCCCGGCTCCGGGAGTACGGCCACCCCACACAGACCGGAGGTCGCTTCGCCGGGGTGACCAAACTGGTCTTCGGCACCGAGGCCGACATCCCGACGCTCGTCAGACGACTACGGGACCCGAAGCAGTGGCCGGGTGGTGCGGTCCCGGCGGTGCAGCCACACCACGTGGCGGTCGGCTTCGGCAACATCATGGGTAACCCTGGCGCACCGCCCCGGGCTGCCGGTGCGCTGCCCGTACCCGACCCGGCACGCCTCGGTGAGGGAGCCGGGGTGACCGTCGGTGTCTGCGACACCGGCATCTGGCGCGACGCCGGGGCCTACCATCCGGTCTGGCTCGCCGGCAGCTACCTGCCGGAGTTCGACGACGAGGATCCGGTCTACCTGCACGACGACGTCCTCGCCGTGCAGGGCGGCCATGGCACCTTCGTCGCCGGAGTCGTCCGGCAGGCCGCCCCCGGCGTCCGGTTCGATCCCGAGCAGGCACTGAACCGTTCCGGTGTCGGAGACGAGGAGATGCTGGTCGGTGCGCTCGCCCGGCTCGGGCAGGCGGTGAGCATCGTCAACCTGTCACTGGGCTGCTTCACCCAGGACGACGTACCGCCGGTGCCGATTGTCAACGCGGTGGCGGCCCTGCCGGACCGTACCGCCGTGGTAGCAGCGGCGGGCAACGCGGGCGTCGGCCGTCCAACCTGGCCGGCCGCGCTGGACCGGGTGGTGGCGGTGGCCGCCGTACGCCGCTCCGGTACGACCATCGAGCCGGAGCCGGCCAGCAACTTCGGCCCCTGGGTGTCGGCGTGCGCCATCGGTGACCGGGTGAGCACCTACGTGCCGGGGGTGTTCCCTTTACCCGGGCTGCCGGACCGACTGTTCGACGGCTTCGCCTCCTGGTCCGGCACCTCGTTCGCCGCAGCGCACGTCTCCGGTCGGCTGGCCGCGATGATGACCGCCGGCAATCTCGACGCCGAACAGGCCCGGCTGGCACTGCTCGCCACCCCGCCCTGGCACCCGGACTACGGGGTGTTCGTCAGTTGA